In Drosophila simulans strain w501 chromosome 3R, Prin_Dsim_3.1, whole genome shotgun sequence, a single window of DNA contains:
- the LOC6727387 gene encoding uncharacterized protein LOC6727387 produces the protein MLRLASSTLSSSICLIVFFNFLWLLLLLTTTTSAKPTNSSDSGSRSGMLHVTSFVNQKPKSGVREEFDFEQNEAEATNSAHLQQLFGSLLQLPGKGNMSLELSLETDDDPVSEQNQLDDEMEATGEQHEGFTESADAWHRIKLNIPVLEPVKHLINTVGGGGVNDSHVKSNTHRLIGHHGVHETHHNGGNISSPAIETEEDRETAIDSTGFDVLETLGSAGTVLFSILQNLRKVFAASAGSASSASSGGGGGGAN, from the exons ATGTTGCGATTGGCCAGCTCAACACTTAGTAGTTCCATATGTCttattgtgttttttaat tttttgtggctgctgctgctgctgacgacgacgacgtccGCCAAGCCCACCAACTCAAGCGATTCTGGCTCCAGGAGTGGAATGCTGCATGTGACCAGCTTTGTTAACCAGAAACCCAAGTCGGGAGTCCGTGAAGAGTTCGATTTCGAGCAGAATGAAGCGGAGGCCACCAACTCGGCGCATCTGCAACAGCTCTTCGGCAGTTTGTTGCAACTGCCTGGCAAGGGAAACATGAGTCTGGAGCTGTCCCTGGAGACGGACGACGATCCGGTCAGCGAGCAAAACCAGCTGGATGATGAGATGGAGGCCACGGGAGAGCAGCATGAGGGCTTCACCGAATCTGCGGATGCTTGGCATCGCATTAAGCTGAATATTCCGGTCCTGGAGCCGGTGAAGCACCTGATAAACACAGTTGGCGGTGGCGGCGTAAACGACTCCCATGTGAAGAGCAATACTCATCGGCTGATTGGACACCATGGCGTCCACGAAACTCATCACAATGGCGGGAACATCAGCTCTCCGGCCATCGAAACGGAGGAGGATCGGGAGACAGCCATCGACAGCACCGGATTCGATGTTCTGGAAACGTTGGGCAGCGCGGGAACTGTTCTGTTCAGCATCTTGCAGAATCTTCGAAAGGTTTTTGCCGCCAGCGCAGGAAGTGCAAGTTCCGCATCCTCGgggggcggcggcggtggagccAACTAG
- the LOC27206450 gene encoding mediator of RNA polymerase II transcription subunit 25, with amino-acid sequence MEVDQIPLADVVFVIEGSAINGAYINELKTNYILPTLEHFTTGSIDEREYLIAERFATLYGIVVYRTAANLLEPVCSTYGPFLQPQKVMETIERLPLVGGGMESCAHMAEGFAAAHGCFDDISERRQLLDQTSVQRHCILICNSPPYQMPTTESWKYPGKSCEQLAALFNERKINLSIIAPRKMPVLFKLFMKADGDQPITSKNYAKNIRHLVLLKGYSLKERAPSPNSMAAQMAAPNAAQATVQQQQQQQQNQAGQQQQGQGMPMDTTPAQQQQQQQQQQQQQQGNPQQQVMNMNTMQQQQPGPNPPAGLLNPQQQQQLLQQQQQNQFVSNQMQNPNFQQNVGPGQNRWMYPNQPGQARPPFMQGAGNVGGVGQGGGMQQNPNSALISRINAPPNQTVTSLQQQQQQQAQQQQQQQAQQQQQQRMQMLSQQQMLNHQQLQQQQQLAQQQQQQQQGQQQQQGNPNAGNNMMPASNTGNMSNPQQQQQQVGQQSNPQQQVNPQQQQQGNSQQEQASLREKIWTGILEWSEKPKSDQQKIPHTLQCTVCTNIKDGEPEIKAENWPPKLLMQLMPKHLVGNIGGQFLKDSKMVVFRPTPGEALDSLAKMMTSGYAGCVHFSSIPNSPACDLKVLILLYTPDRNAFLGFIPNNQAMFVERLRKVIQQKQHGNMQQQQQQQQMMQQQGKSPMELQQQQQQQQQQMQQDNSQQQHYNQFQLNMQMGGGGPGGGPGPGPGGMPMQQNQMQMNMMQQQRMPLGVGVGVGVGPGGVPNPNLQQQLQQVAPNVAAMQQQQAQQQQQRMVRPMMSNNNPGLRQLLQHQTTPGNQFRPQMGGQNPNQMGAGGPMVGNRNFDDGNYEFM; translated from the coding sequence ATGGAGGTGGACCAGATTCCCCTGGCCGACGTGGTCTTCGTCATCGAGGGCAGCGCCATCAACGGAGCCTATATCAACGAACTAAAGACCAACTACATCCTGCCGACTTTGGAGCACTTCACCACGGGCTCCATCGACGAACGGGAGTACCTGATTGCGGAGCGCTTTGCCACTCTGTATGGTATCGTGGTCTACCGTACGGCGGCCAATCTGCTGGAGCCAGTTTGTTCCACCTATGGACCCTTCCTGCAGCCCCAGAAAGTGATGGAGACGATCGAAAGATTGCCATTGGTGGGAGGTGGAATGGAGTCTTGTGCGCACATGGCCGAAGGATTTGCTGCGGCCCACGGCTGTTTTGATGACATCAGCGAACGACGCCAACTGCTTGATCAGACCAGCGTCCAGAGGCACTGCATTCTCATCTGCAACAGTCCGCCGTACCAGATGCCCACAACGGAATCCTGGAAGTATCCGGGCAAATCATGTGAGCAGCTGGCGGCACTCTTCAACGAGCGCAAAATCAATCTGTCCATTATTGCGCCACGCAAGATGCCGGTGTTGTTCAAGCTTTTTATGAAGGCTGACGGAGATCAGCCCATTACGAGCAAAAACTATGCCAAGAACATAAGACACCTGGTGCTTCTAAAGGGATACAGTCTCAAGGAGCGAGCACCTAGTCCCAACAGCATGGCGGCCCAAATGGCTGCTCCCAATGCGGCACAGGCTacagtgcagcagcaacaacaacagcaacaaaatcaagctggtcagcaacaacaaggccAGGGCATGCCCATGGACACCACTccagcccagcagcagcagcaacaacaacagcagcagcagcaacaacagggcAATCCTCAGCAGCAGGTCATGAACATGAACacaatgcagcagcagcagcccggTCCAAATCCCCCAGCGGGCTTACTCAatccacagcagcaacagcaactattgcagcagcagcagcagaatcaaTTCGTTTCCAATCAAATGCAGAATCCGAACTTCCAACAAAACGTGGGACCCGGCCAAAACCGATGGATGTATCCCAACCAGCCGGGTCAGGCGCGTCCGCCCTTCATGCAGGGAGCAGGCAATGTGGGCGGTGTGGGCCAAGGCGGTGGCATGCAACAGAATCCAAATTCTGCTCTGATATCGCGCATTAATGCGCCGCCGAACCAAACTGTGACctcgctgcagcagcagcaacagcagcaggcgcagcagcagcagcaacaacaggcccaacagcagcaacaacaaaggatgCAGATGCTGAGCCAACAGCAGATGCTAAACCaccagcagttgcagcagcaacagcaactggcccagcaacagcagcagcagcagcaagggcagcaacagcagcagggaAATCCCAATGCAGGAAACAATATGATGCCGGCGAGCAATACTGGCAACATGTCtaatccgcagcagcagcaacaacaagtgggACAGCAGTCTAATCCCCAGCAGCAAGTcaatccgcagcagcaacagcagggaAATTCACAGCAGGAGCAGGCCTCTTTGAGGGAAAAGATCTGGACCGGAATTCTGGAGTGGTCAGAGAAGCCGAAATCCGATCAGCAGAAGATTCCCCATACACTCCAGTGCACCGTGTGCACCAACATCAAAGATGGCGAGCCCGAGATCAAGGCTGAGAACTGGCCGCCCAAGCTGTTGATGCAGCTAATGCCCAAGCACCTAGTCGGCAATATCGGTGGGCAGTTTCTCAAGGATTCAAAAATGGTTGTTTTTCGACCCACTCCAGGAGAGGCACTGGATTCGCTGGCCAAGATGATGACCTCCGGCTACGCTGGCTGCGTTCACTTCTCCTCCATCCCCAACTCACCAGCCTGTGACCTTAAGGTTCTCATCCTACTCTACACGCCCGATCGCAACGCTTTTCTGGGCTTCATTCCCAACAATCAGGCAATGTTTGTAGAGCGTCTGCGCAAAGTCAtacagcaaaagcagcacggcaacatgcaacagcagcagcaacagcagcaaatgATGCAGCAGCAGGGCAAGTCGCCcatggagctgcagcagcaacagcaacaacagcagcaacagatgcaACAAGATAactcgcagcagcaacactacAACCAGTTCCAACTCAATATGCAGATGGGTGGTGGAGGTCCTGGCGGCGGACCCGGTCCCGGGCCCGGCGGCATGCCCATGCAACAGAATCAAATGCAGATGAACATGATGCAGCAACAGCGAATGCCGCTGGGCGTAGGTGTTGGCGTGGGCGTTGGTCCCGGTGGCGTGCCCAATCCAAAcctccagcagcagttgcaacaaGTGGCGCCAAACGTCGCCgccatgcagcagcagcaggcgcaacagcaacagcagcgcaTGGTGCGCCCCATgatgagcaacaacaacccgGGGCTGCGCCAGCTCTTGCAGCATCAGACCACGCCAGGCAATCAGTTCCGGCCGCAAATGGGCGGCCAGAATCCCAATCAAATGGGAGCAGGCGGTCCAATGGTCGGCAACCGCAACTTTGACGACGGAAACTATGAGTTCATGTAG